In Campylobacter suis, the following proteins share a genomic window:
- a CDS encoding glycosyltransferase — MNFSVLMSVYFKENAEFLNRAMVSIWDEQILKPNQIVLVEDGKLTDELYDVITKWKNKLGEVLAIKTLKKNMGLGDALNKGLDECKYELVARMDSDDISAPSRFEKQISIFKNNLDIDICGSWISEFDSDENEILSYRKLPQTHDEIVKFAKIRSPINHPSVMFKKSAVLSAGSYQKMIFLEDYYLWVRMIMNGAKFYNIQEALVNMRAGTSQLSRRSGLRYAKYEFALLKAMKNLGFLSSFEFIKMAIIKIPLRLMPKSILKNVYKLLRS, encoded by the coding sequence ATGAATTTTAGTGTCTTAATGTCTGTATATTTCAAAGAAAATGCTGAGTTTTTAAATAGGGCGATGGTTAGCATTTGGGATGAGCAAATACTTAAACCAAATCAAATAGTTTTAGTAGAAGATGGTAAGCTTACAGATGAGCTGTATGACGTAATAACTAAATGGAAAAACAAGCTTGGAGAAGTGCTAGCTATCAAAACACTAAAAAAAAACATGGGGCTAGGCGATGCTTTAAATAAAGGTCTTGATGAGTGCAAATATGAGCTTGTTGCTAGAATGGATAGCGATGATATATCGGCGCCAAGTCGTTTTGAAAAACAAATTTCTATTTTTAAAAATAATCTAGATATTGATATTTGTGGTAGTTGGATTAGCGAATTTGATAGCGATGAAAACGAAATTTTATCTTATCGTAAACTTCCACAAACCCATGATGAAATAGTAAAATTTGCAAAAATAAGATCACCCATAAATCATCCAAGTGTAATGTTTAAAAAGTCAGCTGTCTTATCAGCTGGAAGCTATCAAAAAATGATATTTTTAGAAGATTATTATTTATGGGTTAGGATGATTATGAATGGTGCGAAATTTTATAATATTCAAGAAGCTTTGGTAAATATGCGAGCTGGCACAAGTCAACTAAGCAGACGAAGTGGCTTAAGGTATGCAAAATATGAATTTGCTCTTTTAAAAGCCATGAAAAATTTGGGATTTTTGAGTAGTTTTGAGTTTATAAAGATGGCAATTATAAAAATACCGCTTAGACTAATGCCAAAATCTATACTAAAAAATGTATATAAGTTGCTCAGGTCTTAG
- a CDS encoding Wzz/FepE/Etk N-terminal domain-containing protein, whose translation MIENHNQQATYQDDEIDILELFKKVWRYKKYILTITFIFATLSLFYTSIKIPMYKASALVEIGYFKHEDTMENIQLANADDVVRKLQFLKSDSNLEYKITAVRGKRNFLNIDVFAISNDIAKAKIYEIVNNLSDEHKNKLSVYLDNKKINLADVERQIKFLKDYKIVEKQEQIEYIKNTQLPRINRQIAYMQEKTIPEAKRALMAIDDIVLPSIEKSLEINSDKMARYKKELENLQIHDKDSMDNILQKQMLKQGIYSQISSIEQNLLSLEGQKYALFSQTKPNAQDRLDRLINIDLENLNSEKDTIMNDKLLTLQRELATLQTEELNKLLDQKSLIELSLKPYNYQNTAIVSDIAISERPVKPRKAIILAIAALAGLMMSVFGVLVYDVIRNRARKDI comes from the coding sequence ATGATTGAAAATCATAATCAACAAGCTACTTATCAAGATGATGAAATAGATATATTAGAATTGTTTAAAAAAGTATGGAGATATAAAAAATACATATTAACTATTACTTTTATTTTTGCTACATTATCGTTATTTTATACATCAATAAAAATTCCAATGTATAAAGCTTCAGCACTTGTTGAAATTGGATATTTTAAACATGAAGATACTATGGAAAATATACAATTAGCTAATGCTGATGATGTGGTGCGTAAATTGCAATTTTTAAAAAGCGATAGTAACTTGGAGTATAAAATTACAGCAGTTAGAGGAAAGCGAAATTTCTTAAATATAGATGTTTTTGCTATATCTAATGATATTGCTAAGGCAAAAATATATGAAATAGTAAATAATCTATCAGACGAGCATAAAAATAAACTAAGTGTTTATTTAGATAATAAAAAAATCAACTTAGCAGATGTAGAGCGACAAATAAAATTTTTAAAAGATTATAAAATAGTTGAAAAACAAGAGCAAATAGAGTATATTAAAAATACTCAGTTGCCACGTATAAATCGCCAAATAGCGTATATGCAAGAAAAAACCATACCAGAGGCAAAACGTGCCTTAATGGCAATTGACGATATTGTTTTGCCTAGTATAGAAAAATCATTAGAAATAAACAGTGATAAAATGGCAAGATACAAAAAAGAGTTAGAAAATTTACAGATACATGATAAAGATAGTATGGATAATATTTTGCAAAAACAAATGCTAAAACAAGGTATATATTCTCAAATTTCAAGTATTGAGCAAAATTTATTATCTTTAGAGGGGCAAAAATACGCTCTTTTTTCACAAACTAAGCCAAATGCTCAAGATAGACTTGATAGACTAATAAATATAGACTTAGAAAATCTAAACTCAGAAAAAGACACCATCATGAACGACAAGCTTCTTACTCTTCAGAGAGAGCTTGCCACACTTCAAACTGAAGAGTTAAATAAATTACTAGACCAAAAATCTCTCATTGAACTTAGCCTAAAGCCGTATAACTATCAAAACACAGCCATAGTCTCAGATATAGCTATCTCTGAGCGACCTGTGAAGCCAAGAAAGGCTATAATACTTGCTATAGCGGCACTTGCCGGACTTATGATGTCGGTATTCGGTGTTCTAGTTTATGATGTCATAAGAAATAGAGCTAGAAAAGATATTTAG
- the sstT gene encoding serine/threonine transporter SstT, whose translation MNAISNLARRYADGNMIIQILVGITLGLIIGFWAHSQLGASEQAAAFAGKVISSIAVLGNLFVGALKAIAPVLVFVLVATSIITKEFGEAKGMGKIVFIYLLGTLLASVAAVCVSFLFPVELILKNVNAAELGAPQNVVDVLKDLIFKIVQNPVTALSTGNYIGIIAWAVGGGIAMRNCTKETKNLFKDVSDGVTKIVRFIIRLAPFGIFGLVATSIYETGFDALAGYLKLIVVLVGTMLFCAFVINALIGFLITGKNPYPIIITSIKESAITAFFTRSSAANIPVNMALCKRLGLKEELYSISIPLGATINMGGAAVTISVLALAAVNSLNHVSVTFGDAVLLSFISAIGACGASGVAGGSLLLIPLACALFGINNDIAMQVVAVGFIIGVVQDSVETALNSSSDVVFTAFASQTIKD comes from the coding sequence ATGAATGCTATTTCAAACTTAGCCAGACGCTATGCTGACGGCAATATGATCATTCAAATTTTAGTAGGTATCACACTTGGTCTTATCATTGGTTTTTGGGCTCATTCACAGCTTGGTGCTAGTGAACAAGCAGCAGCTTTTGCAGGTAAAGTTATAAGTAGCATAGCAGTACTTGGAAACCTTTTTGTTGGAGCGCTTAAAGCTATCGCTCCAGTTCTTGTATTTGTTCTTGTTGCAACTTCGATTATCACGAAAGAATTTGGCGAAGCAAAAGGCATGGGAAAGATAGTTTTTATCTATCTTTTAGGTACACTTTTAGCCTCTGTAGCGGCTGTTTGCGTTAGCTTTTTATTTCCAGTTGAGCTTATCCTTAAAAATGTAAATGCTGCCGAACTTGGGGCACCTCAAAATGTTGTTGATGTTTTAAAAGATCTTATCTTTAAAATAGTTCAAAACCCAGTTACCGCCCTAAGCACTGGCAATTATATAGGCATCATAGCTTGGGCTGTTGGTGGCGGTATCGCGATGAGAAACTGCACAAAAGAGACAAAAAATTTATTTAAAGATGTAAGCGATGGTGTAACAAAAATAGTTCGCTTTATTATCCGCCTTGCTCCTTTTGGTATCTTTGGTCTTGTTGCTACAAGCATTTATGAAACAGGATTTGATGCTCTTGCTGGATACTTAAAACTTATCGTAGTTTTAGTTGGCACAATGCTATTTTGTGCGTTTGTTATCAATGCTCTCATTGGCTTTTTGATAACTGGCAAAAACCCTTACCCTATCATTATAACATCTATAAAAGAGAGTGCTATAACCGCATTTTTTACGCGTAGCTCAGCAGCAAATATACCTGTAAATATGGCACTTTGCAAAAGACTTGGGCTAAAAGAAGAGCTTTACTCTATCTCTATTCCACTTGGTGCGACGATAAATATGGGTGGCGCAGCAGTTACTATCTCTGTGCTTGCGCTGGCTGCTGTAAATTCTCTTAATCATGTCAGCGTTACATTTGGTGACGCTGTGCTTTTAAGCTTTATCTCGGCCATTGGTGCTTGCGGTGCTTCTGGTGTGGCTGGTGGCTCACTACTACTTATCCCGCTTGCATGCGCACTTTTTGGTATAAACAACGACATAGCAATGCAAGTTGTTGCCGTTGGTTTTATAATAGGCGTCGTTCAAGATAGTGTAGAAACAGCCCTAAACAGCTCATCTGATGTCGTCTTTACAGCTTTTGCAAGTCAAACGATAAAGGATTAA
- a CDS encoding sugar transferase produces the protein MIILGNKYKFDQLDIDRLNVKFKKIDFVKITGRSSRDVRKDIETLISTRSYKYLIINTKATVDPKMIKYLTLLQFRHQHKKIRIITIEKLLDKYLKKCYIPDDDRDLKFLNDIRPYNTFELVLKRAVDYAGAFVLLIVHFFIKFYVKKKIDEQSPGVLYFAQNRVGLNAKIFKCYKFRTMHENSHHNPYTQKGDERVFEFAEFMRKARIDEIPQYKNILNGEMHLIGPRAEWNILVNEYEKEIPYYNERHLVRPGITGWAQVNYPYGANAYDTKQKLMYDLYYIKHWSLWLEILTIVKTVLVVFGKRGQ, from the coding sequence TTGATAATTCTTGGTAATAAATATAAATTTGATCAGTTAGATATAGATAGACTAAATGTAAAATTTAAAAAAATTGACTTTGTGAAAATTACTGGCCGAAGCTCGCGCGATGTGCGAAAAGATATAGAAACACTAATAAGCACAAGATCGTATAAATATCTCATCATAAACACAAAAGCTACCGTCGATCCTAAGATGATAAAGTATCTAACACTGCTTCAATTTCGCCATCAGCATAAAAAAATACGTATTATAACAATAGAAAAGTTGCTAGATAAATACCTAAAAAAATGCTATATACCTGATGACGATAGGGACTTGAAATTTTTAAACGATATAAGACCATATAATACTTTTGAATTGGTTTTAAAAAGAGCGGTAGACTATGCTGGAGCGTTTGTTCTTTTGATAGTACATTTTTTTATAAAATTTTATGTCAAAAAAAAGATAGATGAGCAGTCACCGGGGGTGCTGTACTTCGCTCAAAATAGGGTTGGATTAAATGCTAAAATTTTTAAATGCTATAAATTTAGGACAATGCATGAAAATTCGCATCACAACCCATATACGCAAAAAGGCGATGAAAGGGTGTTTGAGTTTGCCGAGTTTATGCGCAAGGCTCGTATTGATGAGATCCCGCAGTATAAAAATATACTAAATGGCGAAATGCACTTAATTGGACCTCGCGCTGAGTGGAATATACTCGTAAATGAATATGAAAAAGAGATACCATATTATAACGAACGACATCTCGTAAGACCTGGCATCACTGGCTGGGCTCAGGTAAATTACCCATATGGTGCAAATGCGTATGATACAAAACAAAAACTAATGTATGATCTATACTACATAAAGCACTGGTCGCTTTGGTTAGAAATTCTTACCATTGTAAAAACCGTACTTGTTGTATTTGGTAAGAGAGGGCAATAA
- a CDS encoding M3 family oligoendopeptidase codes for MNTWDLTPLFKNTDELESFSKTTISNCAEFSQKFSSKLNALAPEDFNKALKLYEILNADISKIMTYAFLVFAKDTKKGAFYAKFEELCTKAQQSLLFFELEFNKLDESKQNSFISASLNHTYYLQNLQKQKPHQLSIKEEEVLLRTASTGAQAFARLFDESMSAMKFEFRGEHLGEEEILSKLHDADRSVRKDAAESLSAELSRHQHLLTFIYNMIKTDLKTDCELRGFSSPEAPRHLDNQITKKSVDALIMASENSFNLVHIYYNKKREILGFNELYDYDRYAPLEAKNESYSFEKSKEIVLDAFNKFSTKFGKIANQAFNEGWIDVYPSDSKRGGAFSHPGSADAHPYVLLNHTNQRRDLFTLAHELGHAIHQNLSYSVGYLNSDTPLTTAETASVFCEMLVFDYVKNTLSGKEKQALLAGKLEDIFATLYRQINFTTFERRVHSHEGEISSQVLNKIWREESQKMFGKSVVLCEHYDIWHSYIPHFIHTPFYCYAYSYAQLLVLALFGLYKSAKCENFVEIYTKFLASGGSKSPQELVGMFGFDIDDEKFRQIGLKEIEKMLKEFEETVC; via the coding sequence ATGAACACTTGGGACTTAACTCCACTTTTTAAAAATACTGATGAACTTGAGAGTTTTAGCAAGACAACCATAAGTAACTGCGCAGAATTTTCACAGAAATTTTCAAGCAAACTAAATGCTCTAGCGCCAGAAGATTTTAATAAAGCACTTAAACTTTATGAGATCCTAAATGCCGATATATCAAAGATAATGACATACGCATTTTTGGTATTTGCCAAAGATACTAAAAAAGGTGCATTTTATGCAAAATTTGAAGAGCTTTGCACTAAAGCCCAGCAAAGCTTACTCTTTTTTGAGCTTGAGTTTAACAAGCTTGATGAAAGCAAACAAAACAGCTTCATAAGTGCTTCTTTAAACCATACCTACTATCTGCAAAATTTACAAAAACAAAAACCACATCAACTAAGCATAAAAGAAGAAGAGGTCTTGCTGCGCACGGCAAGTACTGGAGCCCAGGCATTTGCTAGGCTTTTTGATGAGAGCATGAGTGCAATGAAATTTGAGTTTCGTGGCGAACATTTAGGCGAAGAAGAAATTTTAAGCAAACTTCATGATGCTGATCGAAGCGTACGAAAAGACGCTGCAGAGTCGCTTTCAGCTGAGCTTTCACGCCATCAACACCTACTAACTTTTATCTATAATATGATAAAAACTGATTTAAAAACTGATTGTGAGCTAAGAGGTTTTAGCTCTCCAGAAGCGCCACGCCATCTTGATAATCAAATCACAAAAAAAAGCGTAGATGCTCTTATAATGGCCAGTGAAAATAGCTTTAACCTAGTTCATATATACTATAATAAAAAGCGCGAAATTTTAGGCTTTAACGAGCTTTACGACTATGATAGATATGCTCCTTTAGAAGCTAAAAACGAGAGCTACTCATTTGAAAAAAGTAAAGAGATAGTGCTTGATGCTTTTAATAAATTTAGTACTAAATTTGGCAAAATAGCAAATCAAGCTTTTAACGAAGGCTGGATAGATGTCTATCCGAGTGATTCAAAGCGTGGTGGAGCTTTTAGCCACCCAGGCTCTGCTGACGCCCACCCTTATGTGCTGCTTAATCACACTAACCAACGAAGGGATCTTTTTACACTTGCACATGAGTTAGGACATGCAATACATCAAAATTTAAGCTACAGCGTAGGCTACCTAAACTCGGACACGCCGCTAACCACAGCAGAAACAGCCTCAGTTTTTTGTGAGATGCTTGTGTTTGACTATGTTAAAAATACGCTTAGTGGCAAAGAAAAACAAGCCTTACTCGCTGGCAAACTAGAAGATATATTTGCCACGCTTTACCGTCAAATAAACTTTACAACCTTTGAGCGCCGAGTGCATAGCCATGAAGGCGAGATATCAAGCCAAGTGCTAAATAAAATTTGGCGAGAAGAGAGTCAAAAAATGTTTGGCAAAAGTGTTGTTTTGTGCGAGCATTACGATATTTGGCATAGTTATATACCACACTTTATCCATACGCCATTTTACTGCTATGCCTACTCTTATGCACAGCTTTTAGTGCTTGCGCTTTTTGGACTTTACAAGAGTGCAAAGTGTGAAAATTTTGTAGAAATTTACACAAAATTTCTAGCCAGTGGAGGAAGTAAAAGCCCGCAAGAGCTTGTGGGAATGTTTGGTTTTGACATAGATGATGAAAAATTTCGGCAAATAGGCCTTAAAGAGATAGAAAAAATGTTAAAAGAATTTGAGGAGACAGTATGCTAA
- a CDS encoding cysteine ABC transporter substrate-binding protein — translation MRKAFFSFLALFAAVFLTGCGDDKVASAQTDAIAKIKEQGFVRIGVFSDKPPFGYVNKDGKNQGYDIYFAKRIAKDLLGDENKVKFELVEAASRAEVLVANKVDITLANFTKTPERSKVVDFALPYMKVSLGLVSPEGELITDIAQLKGKKLIVNKGTTADAYFTKNHPEIELLKFDHNTETFAALLDKRGVALAHDNAMLFAWVKENAGFKVGIEAFGDVDVIAPAVKKGNTVLLEWLNKEIETLGKENFFHKAYDATLKPVYGDSVNPESLVVEGGKI, via the coding sequence GTGAGAAAAGCATTTTTTTCATTTTTGGCACTATTCGCCGCCGTCTTTCTAACGGGTTGTGGTGATGACAAAGTTGCTAGCGCACAAACTGACGCGATAGCCAAGATCAAAGAACAAGGTTTCGTTCGTATCGGTGTTTTTAGTGACAAGCCACCGTTTGGCTATGTCAATAAGGATGGCAAAAACCAAGGATATGACATCTACTTTGCAAAGCGCATCGCAAAGGATTTGCTTGGCGATGAAAACAAGGTAAAATTTGAGCTAGTTGAAGCCGCCAGCAGAGCTGAAGTCCTAGTAGCAAATAAAGTTGACATCACACTTGCAAATTTTACAAAAACACCTGAGCGCTCAAAAGTGGTTGACTTTGCACTACCATATATGAAGGTCTCGCTAGGTCTTGTTAGCCCAGAGGGCGAGCTTATAACCGATATAGCACAGCTAAAAGGCAAGAAGCTTATCGTAAATAAAGGTACGACAGCGGATGCATATTTTACTAAAAATCATCCAGAAATCGAGCTTTTAAAATTTGACCACAACACAGAAACCTTTGCAGCGCTTCTTGATAAGCGTGGTGTGGCACTTGCTCACGATAATGCTATGCTTTTTGCATGGGTCAAGGAAAATGCTGGCTTTAAGGTCGGCATAGAAGCTTTTGGCGATGTTGATGTTATTGCGCCAGCTGTAAAAAAAGGAAATACAGTTTTACTTGAGTGGCTAAACAAAGAGATTGAAACGCTTGGAAAAGAAAATTTCTTTCATAAGGCATACGACGCTACACTAAAACCAGTATATGGCGATAGCGTAAATCCTGAGTCACTTGTAGTTGAGGGCGGAAAAATTTAA
- a CDS encoding CDP-alcohol phosphatidyltransferase family protein — translation MKLILQDFKQYSVDKEKLQTLTLLDRYFYRPLAIHLLPLFYNVFRLTPNKISIVSMFIFVIGSIFVIFGHSKSIVIIGSLFFIVFMIFDCADGSLARTLFYKKQIINPLGEFFDAFAGYLVISLLWTSLGYYLTNLYDDIIWFILGAISSFMSLYSRTAYLKLSLVKSQKQLEDGTDKRVRQGALLKLYKNLDWGGFLLIIIPFSIYYDFLHYILILMMLVSFAMLLWTFMFIYKQSILFSINFKQ, via the coding sequence ATGAAATTGATACTACAAGACTTTAAACAATATAGCGTGGATAAAGAAAAACTTCAAACACTAACACTGCTTGATAGATATTTTTATAGACCCTTAGCTATACATCTTTTACCTTTATTTTATAATGTTTTTAGATTGACACCAAATAAAATATCGATAGTTTCTATGTTTATATTTGTAATTGGTTCAATATTTGTGATTTTTGGACATAGTAAATCAATAGTGATTATCGGTAGTTTATTTTTTATTGTTTTTATGATATTTGATTGTGCTGATGGCTCGTTAGCAAGAACTTTATTTTATAAAAAACAGATTATTAATCCGTTGGGCGAATTTTTTGATGCTTTTGCTGGTTATCTAGTTATATCTTTACTTTGGACATCTTTAGGATATTATTTGACAAATTTATATGATGATATTATATGGTTTATTTTAGGTGCCATATCTTCATTTATGAGTTTATATTCTAGAACAGCATATTTGAAATTATCTTTAGTAAAATCACAAAAGCAGCTAGAAGACGGCACGGATAAAAGAGTAAGACAGGGTGCATTATTAAAATTATATAAAAATTTAGACTGGGGCGGTTTCTTGCTTATTATTATTCCTTTTTCTATATATTATGATTTTTTACATTATATTTTAATATTGATGATGTTAGTAAGTTTTGCCATGTTGCTATGGACTTTTATGTTTATATATAAACAATCTATTTTATTTTCAATAAATTTCAAACAGTGA
- the metK gene encoding methionine adenosyltransferase, which translates to MYLFTSEVVSPGHPDKCADIIADSIVDKILTQDPNGRVASEVFVAGKNIIIGGEINSKVALSYKDYEYIVKDALAHIGYNGNPYFTKQQCLHPDDIEVKVCINQQSPDINQGVDQQDGEIGAGDQGIMFGFASCEADEYMPAAITYARMLCDKVYKFAKENPDKLGVDIKTQVTIDYGNKDNFESCRPQSIHTIVVSAPCVESMDIATLRALVQNLIDEAGLPKSLYNKEKTIIYINPTGRYVNHSSLHDSGLTGRKLIVDSFGGYAPIGGGAQSSKDYTKVDRSGLYAARYIAKNIVAAGLAKKCVVQLSYAIGVAKPTSVSVDTMGTHVPSVDDDKLSAFVMENFALTPRWITQKFALDRPSEQTFLYAKVAAKGQVGNAKYPWEKLDSVEMFKKLA; encoded by the coding sequence ATGTATTTATTTACCTCAGAAGTGGTTAGTCCGGGACATCCTGACAAGTGCGCCGACATTATAGCAGATAGTATCGTGGATAAAATTCTCACCCAAGATCCAAATGGCAGGGTCGCAAGCGAGGTCTTTGTCGCTGGTAAAAATATAATCATAGGCGGAGAGATAAACTCAAAAGTTGCCTTATCCTATAAAGACTACGAATACATCGTAAAAGACGCTCTTGCTCACATAGGCTATAACGGCAACCCATACTTTACAAAACAGCAGTGCTTGCATCCAGATGATATCGAAGTTAAGGTTTGTATAAATCAGCAAAGCCCAGATATAAATCAAGGTGTTGATCAACAAGACGGCGAAATAGGGGCTGGCGATCAAGGTATAATGTTTGGCTTTGCAAGTTGCGAGGCAGATGAGTATATGCCAGCGGCTATCACTTATGCAAGAATGCTTTGTGATAAGGTTTATAAATTTGCAAAGGAAAATCCCGATAAGCTAGGCGTGGATATAAAAACGCAGGTTACAATTGATTATGGAAATAAAGATAACTTTGAAAGTTGCCGTCCGCAAAGCATACATACTATCGTTGTTTCTGCTCCTTGTGTTGAGAGTATGGATATAGCTACACTTAGGGCTTTAGTGCAAAATTTAATCGATGAAGCAGGCTTGCCAAAAAGCCTTTATAATAAGGAAAAAACGATAATTTACATAAATCCAACTGGCAGATATGTAAATCACAGCTCACTTCACGATAGCGGCTTAACAGGCAGAAAACTTATCGTAGATAGCTTTGGTGGATACGCTCCGATAGGCGGGGGCGCTCAGTCTAGCAAGGATTATACAAAGGTCGATCGTAGCGGACTTTATGCGGCTAGATATATAGCTAAAAATATCGTTGCAGCAGGGCTTGCTAAAAAATGTGTCGTGCAGCTAAGCTATGCTATCGGCGTGGCAAAGCCAACTTCTGTGAGTGTAGATACGATGGGAACGCATGTACCAAGCGTTGATGATGATAAACTATCAGCATTTGTGATGGAAAATTTTGCCCTAACTCCGCGTTGGATAACGCAAAAATTTGCATTAGATCGTCCGAGTGAACAGACATTTTTATACGCAAAAGTAGCTGCCAAAGGACAGGTTGGAAATGCAAAATATCCTTGGGAAAAGCTTGATAGCGTAGAAATGTTTAAAAAACTTGCTTGA
- the wzy gene encoding O-antigen polysaccharide polymerase Wzy, translated as MKYLYIKKDIFTSLCLILFILIQYIGFYLVSDWFLPLLELQLFFITIYIIYHSHKNSKNWLSLDIVFIGCICIFLLARIFMHLFLPSVFDSYGESQWMEYFYFSNKTMLNINFILIFSLLFLHIGFIYGYKIYKNNSLKKIQQSLALDKTIGYCLFFIGGFCFFYKVYFYFNILNNFGYFAIYSGNHILPTFVRIFDDFFYIGFFIILANKPPKKYAYRLSLFFIFMYSSYIFTGMRAEFLIVTITTLWSLSVLYNLKINFKILLCIVFSIVILSQITLLTKYDFELDKEGIKYLTSFFYQQGVSLLVLGFMFEFKELFFVNGYEGFLNLFAPFYSKYLLFTGQVEPRSLLSLEQSWYIVEKLEYFLNPTAYLLGGGTGSSYIMELYFIGGNIIFLAFFSFFLGIFIIYIQNKLIFKKYGFFIATFLVQALIWMPRSSFAIFIIKFIFAIVIIIFLKIFKNLLKRDSYEIDTTRL; from the coding sequence ATGAAATACTTGTATATTAAAAAAGATATTTTTACTTCTTTATGTCTCATTTTGTTTATATTAATTCAATATATTGGCTTTTATTTGGTTAGTGACTGGTTTTTGCCTTTGCTTGAACTGCAATTATTCTTTATAACAATTTATATCATATATCATTCTCATAAAAATTCTAAAAATTGGTTAAGTTTAGATATTGTTTTTATAGGATGTATATGCATTTTTTTATTGGCTAGAATTTTTATGCATTTATTTTTGCCTAGTGTTTTTGATAGCTATGGAGAATCTCAATGGATGGAATACTTTTATTTTTCAAATAAAACTATGCTGAATATTAATTTTATTTTAATTTTTTCATTACTTTTTTTACACATTGGATTTATTTACGGATATAAAATATATAAAAATAATTCTCTTAAAAAAATTCAGCAATCACTTGCATTAGATAAAACAATAGGGTATTGTTTATTCTTTATAGGTGGTTTTTGTTTTTTTTATAAAGTTTATTTTTATTTTAATATACTCAACAATTTTGGCTATTTTGCTATTTACTCTGGAAATCACATATTGCCGACTTTTGTAAGAATATTTGATGACTTTTTTTATATCGGCTTTTTTATAATTTTAGCAAATAAACCTCCTAAGAAATATGCCTACAGGCTTTCATTATTTTTTATCTTTATGTATTCTTCTTATATTTTTACTGGCATGAGAGCTGAGTTTTTAATTGTAACAATAACTACGCTTTGGTCTTTGTCTGTTTTGTATAATTTAAAAATTAATTTTAAAATTTTACTTTGCATAGTATTTTCTATAGTTATTTTATCGCAAATAACCTTATTGACTAAATATGATTTTGAGCTTGATAAAGAAGGGATAAAATACCTAACTAGCTTTTTTTATCAGCAAGGTGTTTCTTTGCTTGTGCTAGGATTTATGTTTGAATTTAAAGAATTATTTTTTGTTAATGGATATGAGGGATTTTTAAATTTATTTGCCCCTTTTTACAGCAAATATCTTTTATTTACCGGACAAGTTGAGCCACGTTCTCTTTTGAGTTTAGAACAAAGTTGGTATATTGTAGAAAAATTGGAATATTTTTTAAATCCCACAGCTTACTTGCTTGGAGGAGGAACAGGGTCTTCTTATATAATGGAATTATATTTTATTGGGGGAAATATAATTTTTTTAGCATTTTTTAGTTTCTTTTTAGGGATTTTTATAATATATATCCAAAATAAATTGATATTTAAGAAATATGGTTTTTTTATTGCAACTTTTTTAGTTCAAGCTCTGATATGGATGCCAAGAAGTAGTTTTGCTATATTTATTATAAAGTTTATTTTTGCTATAGTGATAATTATTTTTTTAAAAATTTTTAAAAATTTATTAAAGAGAGATTCATATGAAATTGATACTACAAGACTTTAA